The following are encoded together in the candidate division KSB1 bacterium genome:
- a CDS encoding GAF domain-containing protein has translation MDREPLQDNGQVTFASRSAAMGEEAPAFPFPSFLSLKPLIDLWRQYAADANPAKSAAARQMLAELLKAPALIQPVVEPEAIARHKALVEQLFSVVFPHADWETALAAAAVPFAEKPFHLTPAFKLLNLFGENGGSLRGMNLEPAALRRDRILMAYSHILRRFYDVDTQFEHPLLVTTADPQTGLARHYQIDLDLRFVEIKKIGEPVPLSAGEIRRLLAHPTALAAWYELIPPSCFEFHGFAIFTAREVTGQHLLSSLKHDLLAKHALREPAQRQAVQEKLRALLRRPGVQLGLAAIPGTPEMLLEHGRSLGGSFILSDVCRQQCDTFAGSLYEHALQRNEIVIVENLEAAPAATGVERALLQQGIRNIFVAPLQDEGKLVGLLELGSALPGDLHAMNVLKLHELLPFFAAAVKRSLEELNERVEAVIQEHCTALHPVVAWRFHAAALACLRAREAGLPADMAPVVFREVYPLFGLSDVRNSTTQRQKAIRADLTGQLQLARQAIRAALGERRLPFLAQLENRLNQHLETMSRVLNPGGERDTLEFLRHEVEPCFEPLQEFSATVREHIAAYRAALDPALGCVYRQRRDFEDSLTRLNQIIGSLLVAQQEKAQAIFPHYFEKYQSDGIAHVIYLGAALVEQGGFNPLYLKNIRLWQLLLMCGAARLAEAEKPKLKVPLEMTHLILVQNTPLTIRFRHDEKRFDLEGACLVPEAFMKQRIDKALIKGTHERLTQPGRLAIVYRQPAEAAEYREYLDYLRTLGEVTGPVEELELEELDGLPDLRALRVQVQSAAAPSPAQEPTRAAAEGTAEAATEEVETEA, from the coding sequence ATGGATCGTGAACCTCTGCAGGACAACGGACAGGTCACCTTCGCCAGCCGGAGCGCGGCGATGGGCGAAGAAGCACCCGCCTTTCCCTTCCCATCCTTCCTCAGTCTCAAACCGCTCATCGACTTGTGGCGCCAGTATGCCGCTGACGCCAATCCGGCCAAGTCTGCGGCGGCGCGGCAAATGCTGGCGGAATTGCTGAAGGCGCCGGCGCTGATTCAGCCCGTGGTGGAGCCGGAAGCGATAGCCCGCCACAAGGCGCTGGTGGAGCAGCTCTTCAGCGTCGTCTTTCCACATGCTGATTGGGAAACGGCACTGGCCGCCGCTGCCGTGCCCTTCGCGGAAAAGCCCTTCCACCTGACGCCGGCGTTCAAACTGCTCAATCTCTTCGGCGAAAACGGCGGCAGCCTTCGCGGGATGAACCTCGAACCGGCAGCGCTCAGACGCGACCGCATTCTCATGGCTTATTCCCACATTCTGCGGCGTTTTTATGATGTCGACACGCAGTTCGAGCATCCCCTGCTTGTCACTACTGCCGATCCCCAAACCGGGCTGGCGCGCCACTATCAGATCGATCTCGATTTGCGCTTCGTCGAAATCAAAAAAATCGGCGAGCCGGTGCCGCTGTCGGCGGGGGAGATTCGCCGGCTGCTCGCTCATCCCACCGCACTGGCGGCCTGGTATGAGTTGATCCCGCCGTCATGCTTCGAGTTTCACGGCTTCGCGATTTTCACCGCCCGCGAGGTGACCGGGCAACACTTGTTGTCCTCGCTCAAACATGACCTGCTCGCAAAACACGCGCTGAGGGAACCGGCGCAGCGGCAGGCGGTGCAGGAAAAGCTGCGTGCCCTGCTGCGACGGCCGGGGGTGCAGCTCGGCCTGGCCGCCATTCCCGGCACCCCGGAAATGTTGCTCGAACACGGCCGCAGCCTCGGCGGAAGCTTCATTCTGAGCGACGTCTGCCGGCAACAATGCGACACGTTTGCCGGTTCGCTCTACGAACATGCACTGCAGCGCAATGAAATCGTGATCGTCGAAAATCTCGAGGCCGCCCCGGCTGCCACCGGTGTCGAGCGCGCCCTGCTGCAGCAGGGAATCCGGAATATTTTCGTCGCGCCGCTGCAGGATGAAGGCAAACTCGTGGGCTTGTTGGAGCTGGGCTCTGCTCTGCCCGGCGACCTGCATGCCATGAATGTCCTCAAGCTGCACGAACTGCTGCCCTTCTTTGCCGCCGCCGTCAAGCGCAGCCTGGAGGAGCTGAACGAGCGCGTCGAAGCCGTCATCCAGGAACACTGCACCGCTCTGCATCCCGTGGTGGCATGGCGTTTTCACGCGGCGGCGCTCGCGTGTCTGCGCGCACGCGAAGCCGGCCTGCCGGCGGACATGGCGCCTGTCGTCTTCAGGGAGGTTTATCCGCTCTTCGGCCTGTCCGACGTGCGCAACTCGACCACGCAGCGGCAGAAGGCTATCCGTGCCGATTTGACCGGACAACTGCAGCTTGCCCGCCAGGCCATCCGCGCCGCCCTGGGCGAACGGCGGTTGCCGTTTCTCGCACAACTGGAAAATCGTCTGAATCAGCACCTGGAGACGATGTCCCGCGTGCTCAATCCGGGCGGGGAACGGGACACGCTGGAATTCCTCCGCCACGAGGTCGAGCCCTGTTTCGAGCCCTTGCAGGAGTTCTCCGCGACCGTGCGGGAGCACATCGCCGCTTATCGTGCCGCGCTCGATCCCGCCCTCGGCTGTGTGTATCGCCAGCGCCGGGATTTCGAAGACAGCCTCACCCGGCTCAATCAAATCATCGGCAGCTTGCTCGTTGCGCAGCAGGAAAAAGCGCAAGCCATCTTTCCGCATTACTTCGAAAAATACCAAAGTGACGGCATCGCGCATGTCATCTACCTGGGGGCCGCGCTGGTGGAGCAGGGCGGCTTCAATCCGCTTTATCTCAAGAACATCCGCCTGTGGCAGCTCCTGCTCATGTGCGGCGCGGCCCGTCTGGCGGAAGCGGAGAAGCCGAAGCTCAAAGTGCCACTGGAGATGACCCATCTCATTCTGGTGCAAAACACGCCGCTGACCATCCGCTTTCGCCATGACGAAAAGCGATTCGATCTCGAGGGGGCCTGTCTTGTGCCCGAGGCCTTCATGAAACAGCGCATTGACAAAGCCCTGATCAAGGGCACGCACGAGCGCCTGACCCAGCCCGGACGGCTCGCGATCGTCTATCGCCAGCCGGCGGAAGCCGCCGAATATCGTGAATATCTCGACTATCTTCGCACCCTCGGCGAGGTGACCGGCCCGGTGGAAGAGTTGGAGCTGGAGGAACTGGACGGCTTGCCGGATCTGCGGGCGCTGCGTGTGCAGGTGCAGTCGGCGGCGGCACCGTCGCCGGCGCAAGAACCAACCCGGGCCGCCGCCGAAGGCACTGCCGAAGCCGCTACCGAAGAGGTGGAAACCGAGGCTTGA
- a CDS encoding tetratricopeptide repeat protein — protein sequence MRRTIPQAAWAPAFGLLLLLHNAGAQELGAPANLAPQSAAGHAMPLAASHQALTTPPATLPDEIAAGQNDTSAVDTSGHRAAVADTLPQPPASAETESQLPLPPAALVSPPTAATPALPHLKAQAPAAQGMQPWRTLLQQTVIALLTLVILFTGATYSSTFRMRLFLWQGDYARAAKICERKLRRRPEDAKLYLTLASIYLALDRQDERAIEVYRKALRFDPATSQHGKIAAIIARYCRHEGEMDSEFWKVLGGALNA from the coding sequence GTGAGAAGAACCATACCGCAAGCAGCATGGGCGCCGGCCTTCGGCCTGCTGCTCCTGCTGCACAACGCCGGCGCTCAGGAACTGGGAGCGCCAGCCAACCTTGCCCCACAATCTGCAGCCGGCCACGCCATGCCGTTGGCAGCCAGCCACCAGGCACTGACAACGCCACCTGCAACGTTGCCGGATGAAATTGCAGCCGGTCAAAATGACACAAGTGCGGTGGACACTTCGGGCCATCGGGCCGCGGTCGCGGATACGCTGCCTCAGCCACCGGCCAGTGCAGAGACCGAATCCCAGCTGCCACTTCCCCCCGCGGCGCTCGTCTCCCCGCCCACTGCTGCAACGCCGGCGCTGCCGCATCTCAAAGCACAGGCACCGGCCGCGCAGGGCATGCAGCCCTGGCGCACGCTGTTGCAGCAAACGGTGATCGCGCTGTTGACGCTCGTGATTCTCTTCACCGGTGCCACGTATTCCAGCACGTTTCGCATGCGCCTGTTTCTCTGGCAGGGGGATTATGCGCGTGCGGCAAAAATCTGCGAGCGCAAACTCAGGCGCCGGCCCGAGGATGCCAAACTTTATCTCACGCTGGCCAGCATCTATTTGGCCCTGGACCGCCAGGACGAACGGGCAATCGAAGTGTATCGCAAAGCGCTGCGCTTTGATCCGGCCACCAGCCAGCACGGCAAGATTGCTGCGATCATCGCCCGCTATTGCCGTCACGAAGGCGAAATGGATTCGGAGTTCTGGAAGGTGCTCGGCGGCGCGCTCAACGCATGA
- the mutM gene encoding bifunctional DNA-formamidopyrimidine glycosylase/DNA-(apurinic or apyrimidinic site) lyase, giving the protein MPELPEVETVRRGLQQALVGKKITAVSVRETRLRVPVSAGRLRRWIAGQRVVGVTRRAKYLLCRMQNEAHLLIHLGMSGRLLWCEAGRALDKHDHVRFALEDGSELRFRDSRRFGLVEAVAPHRLADCVHLQHLGLEPLSPQFQPERLYDQTRGLARPIKNYLMDASKIAGVGNIYANEALFRAGLRPQRPAGRLKLEDWRRLVAAVRETLELAIANGGTTLSDFYNSNGEMGYFQQHLKVYSRAGEACLTCGATIKRVVQVGRSSFYCPHCQK; this is encoded by the coding sequence ATGCCCGAGCTTCCTGAAGTCGAAACCGTGCGGCGCGGTCTGCAGCAGGCGCTGGTTGGCAAAAAGATCACGGCGGTGAGCGTTCGCGAGACCCGGCTGCGCGTGCCGGTGTCAGCCGGCCGCCTGCGCCGCTGGATCGCCGGGCAGCGGGTGGTGGGGGTCACGCGCCGCGCGAAATATCTCCTCTGCCGGATGCAGAATGAAGCGCATTTGCTCATTCATCTCGGCATGAGCGGCCGCTTGTTGTGGTGTGAGGCGGGACGCGCGCTCGACAAGCACGATCATGTTCGCTTTGCGCTGGAGGACGGCAGTGAGTTGCGCTTTCGCGACTCGCGACGTTTCGGCCTGGTGGAAGCGGTTGCGCCGCACCGGCTCGCCGATTGCGTGCACCTGCAGCATCTCGGCCTCGAGCCGCTCTCGCCACAATTCCAGCCCGAGCGGCTGTATGACCAAACGCGCGGTCTGGCGCGACCGATCAAAAACTATTTGATGGATGCGAGCAAGATTGCGGGGGTTGGCAACATTTATGCGAATGAGGCGCTGTTTCGCGCCGGCCTGCGGCCGCAGCGGCCCGCCGGCAGGTTGAAGCTGGAAGACTGGCGCCGGCTGGTGGCGGCGGTGCGTGAAACCCTGGAACTCGCGATCGCCAACGGCGGCACGACGCTGAGTGATTTCTACAACAGCAACGGCGAAATGGGCTACTTTCAGCAGCATTTAAAAGTGTACAGCCGCGCCGGGGAAGCCTGCCTGACTTGCGGCGCCACCATCAAACGGGTGGTGCAGGTCGGACGCAGCTCGTTCTACTGTCCTCACTGCCAAAAGTGA
- a CDS encoding acetate--CoA ligase family protein, producing MMSKSPDSRHPLDAIFKPRSVAVIGASRRPGSIGRALFDKLLRADFNGPVYPVHPQAEHVGGVKAYRSLREVPGPVDLAVIVVPREEVLTVARQCGEQGVKGLIVITAGFKEIGAEGAAREQELLAIVRRHGMRMIGPNCMGVICTDPDIRLDATFAGSYPGRGNIAFASQSGALGVTILDYAASLNLGVSMFASIGNKADISGNDLLEYWKDDPSVNVILMYLESFGRPHRFVQLAREVTRRKPIIVVKSGRTESGARAVSSHTGAITGADAAFDALFAQCCVLRANSIEEMFDFALGLAHQPLPAGNRIAIITNAGGPAIMATDACEQLGLRLASLSAATQARLRERLLPQASVRNPVDLLPAAGEQEFTFVLEQVLREDEVDAALVIFVPPLVTGVFEVARGIAKVAGSFNKPVVGCLMGMRGVATGFEELKRNRIPAFPFPESAVRCLAAMARYAVWRRRPVTPPPHFAVAQTTVQEILQRARRERREHLHDSEAFRVLQAYGIPAAGVAPCRDWEEVQHAASQLGYPVVLKLSSSAVLHKTEVKGVRLNLRTRDELAAAFLDLQAQVSALGLAGEQTRFLVQRMLSGGREVLFGMHTVPTFGTVLAFGLGGIYVEALRDLVLRAVPLTVEDAQVMVQGIRGAAILQGVRGEAPVAFALLSEVLLRLSQLAGDFPEIVEMDINPFLAFPEAEKCAAVDVRMRIRLD from the coding sequence ATGATGTCCAAGAGTCCCGACTCGCGGCATCCGCTGGATGCGATCTTTAAGCCGCGCTCCGTCGCCGTGATCGGCGCTTCCCGCCGTCCCGGTTCCATTGGCCGTGCGCTGTTCGACAAATTGCTGCGCGCGGATTTCAACGGCCCGGTTTATCCCGTGCATCCGCAGGCGGAGCACGTTGGCGGCGTGAAGGCCTATCGCTCCCTGCGCGAAGTTCCCGGCCCGGTGGATTTGGCGGTGATCGTGGTGCCGCGCGAGGAAGTGCTGACCGTTGCCCGCCAATGCGGCGAACAGGGCGTGAAAGGCTTGATTGTGATCACCGCCGGCTTCAAGGAGATCGGAGCGGAGGGCGCCGCCCGGGAGCAGGAACTGCTCGCGATCGTGCGGCGCCACGGCATGCGCATGATCGGCCCCAACTGCATGGGCGTGATCTGCACCGACCCCGACATTCGCCTGGATGCGACTTTTGCCGGCAGCTATCCCGGGCGGGGCAACATCGCCTTTGCCTCGCAGAGCGGCGCGCTGGGCGTCACCATTCTCGATTATGCCGCCAGCCTGAATCTCGGCGTGTCCATGTTCGCCTCCATCGGCAACAAGGCCGACATCAGTGGCAATGATCTGCTGGAGTATTGGAAGGATGATCCCTCTGTCAACGTCATCCTGATGTATTTGGAAAGCTTTGGCCGGCCGCACCGCTTTGTGCAGCTTGCGCGCGAGGTGACGCGCCGCAAACCCATCATCGTGGTGAAGTCCGGCCGCACGGAGAGCGGGGCGCGCGCCGTCAGCTCCCACACCGGCGCGATCACCGGCGCCGATGCCGCCTTCGATGCGCTGTTTGCCCAGTGTTGTGTGCTGCGTGCCAATTCCATCGAAGAGATGTTCGACTTTGCTCTGGGGCTGGCCCATCAGCCGCTGCCGGCGGGCAACCGCATCGCCATCATCACCAACGCCGGCGGCCCGGCGATCATGGCCACCGATGCCTGCGAGCAACTCGGCTTGCGGCTTGCCAGCTTGAGCGCGGCCACCCAGGCCCGGCTGCGCGAGCGGCTGCTGCCCCAGGCCAGCGTGCGTAATCCCGTGGATTTGCTGCCGGCGGCCGGCGAGCAGGAATTCACCTTCGTGCTCGAGCAGGTGTTGCGCGAAGATGAAGTCGATGCCGCGCTCGTCATCTTTGTGCCGCCGCTGGTGACCGGCGTGTTCGAAGTCGCGCGCGGCATCGCGAAGGTGGCGGGCAGCTTCAACAAGCCGGTGGTGGGTTGCTTGATGGGCATGCGCGGCGTGGCCACCGGCTTCGAGGAACTCAAACGCAACCGCATTCCGGCTTTTCCCTTTCCGGAATCGGCGGTGCGCTGTCTGGCCGCCATGGCGCGCTACGCGGTCTGGCGCCGCCGGCCGGTGACGCCGCCACCGCATTTCGCGGTGGCGCAAACCACCGTGCAGGAGATTCTGCAGCGGGCGCGCCGGGAACGGCGCGAGCATCTGCATGACAGCGAGGCGTTTCGTGTGCTGCAGGCCTATGGCATTCCGGCGGCCGGGGTGGCGCCCTGCCGTGATTGGGAGGAGGTGCAACACGCCGCCTCGCAGCTCGGCTACCCGGTGGTTTTGAAGCTCTCCAGCAGCGCGGTGCTGCACAAGACCGAGGTCAAGGGCGTGCGGCTGAACTTGCGCACCCGTGACGAGCTGGCCGCGGCCTTTCTCGATCTGCAGGCGCAGGTGAGTGCCCTCGGCCTGGCCGGGGAGCAGACGCGTTTTTTGGTGCAGCGCATGTTGAGCGGGGGCCGCGAGGTGCTGTTCGGCATGCACACGGTGCCGACTTTTGGGACGGTGCTGGCCTTTGGCCTGGGTGGCATCTATGTGGAGGCGTTGCGCGACCTCGTTCTGCGCGCGGTGCCGTTGACGGTGGAGGATGCGCAGGTCATGGTACAGGGCATACGGGGCGCGGCGATTTTGCAGGGCGTGCGCGGCGAAGCGCCCGTGGCCTTCGCGTTGCTCTCCGAAGTGCTGCTGCGACTCTCCCAACTCGCCGGCGATTTCCCCGAGATTGTGGAGATGGACATCAACCCGTTCCTGGCCTTCCCGGAGGCGGAAAAATGCGCGGCAGTCGATGTGCGGATGCGAATCAGGCTGGATTAG
- a CDS encoding universal stress protein: protein MTTVYRIMLLLSFLRRSPRCIELALEIAAAHKAELVVLFVLDAEIPTLISHKLTEEGWIGGKPSEQFLAALQQEYVEQAQEKIREVEAAAQAKGIRVRSFIRRGNWVEEALALLNSEKIDRLIVTRRKRSRLSRFLFGSAVSDLMARAPCPVEVIDEE from the coding sequence ATGACCACCGTGTACAGGATCATGCTGCTGTTGTCCTTCCTGCGCCGTTCCCCGCGCTGCATCGAGCTGGCCCTGGAGATTGCCGCCGCGCACAAGGCCGAGCTGGTGGTGCTGTTCGTGCTCGATGCCGAAATCCCCACCCTCATCTCTCACAAGCTCACCGAAGAGGGCTGGATCGGCGGCAAACCCTCCGAACAGTTTCTGGCCGCCCTGCAGCAGGAATATGTCGAACAGGCGCAGGAAAAAATCCGCGAAGTGGAGGCCGCGGCACAGGCCAAGGGCATTCGCGTGCGCTCCTTCATTCGCCGCGGCAACTGGGTGGAGGAGGCGCTGGCCCTGCTCAACAGCGAGAAGATCGACCGGCTCATCGTCACCCGCCGCAAACGTTCCCGCCTCTCGCGTTTTCTTTTCGGCTCGGCGGTATCGGACCTGATGGCGCGCGCCCCCTGCCCGGTGGAAGTGATCGACGAAGAATGA
- a CDS encoding oligopeptide transporter, OPT family: MAEVKFTGGAAPSYKPYVAPESSMAEFTLRALVIGLVMSVVLGAANAYLGLKAGMTIAATYPAAVIGMALLRIVKGSILEENFARTVGSIGESVAAGAIFTIPAFYIARIWYPNFATTGHYLESTAIMAAGGVLGIMFVALLRRVMVEDKELPFPESVAAAEIHKAGRSTGTGAKFLFGAMGVGALIQALGQFKFFATTWEKLVTFAPTKIGLRSSGEVTAQGGMLLSSPGISPAYIGVGYIIGPKLASLNFSGGLLAWGLFVPILMYFIGPTLLAAGAMPDEGTWTAMAGNIWRLIVRPIAIGGMLVSAGYTLFRMRKSLATGLARSISDVKKAAAGGHVTVRTEQDLKFNWVMIGILAAGVATFFIYNYFAQSVSAALVATLVMIIAGFFFAAVSGYLVGIIGSSNNPISGLTLSTLLVAALLMVVLGMKGTEGVAAVLGVAAVVCVAAAVAGEMLQDLKVGHILGGTPWKMQVGDLFGIALAAAVMFLPLVILHEGDIKAGQMASPPYEGGFGSPKLSAPQASLMALLSQGIVGGTMPWPLIIVGMFMGFGFILMQVRSPMLVSVGMYLPLETTFAIFVGGLIKGIVEKVNAKKQFNEAQKARVENTGVLLASGLIAGEALIGLLFAGLAFAEVQLFAIFEKPSFLISLVVLALIGWILVQIPVKNAGRADEPAPPSGVF; this comes from the coding sequence ATGGCTGAAGTCAAATTCACGGGTGGCGCAGCCCCCAGCTACAAACCCTATGTTGCGCCGGAATCCTCGATGGCGGAATTCACCCTGCGCGCGCTGGTCATCGGCCTGGTGATGTCGGTGGTGCTGGGCGCGGCCAATGCCTATTTGGGCCTGAAGGCCGGCATGACCATCGCCGCGACCTATCCGGCAGCGGTGATCGGCATGGCGTTGCTGCGCATCGTGAAAGGCTCGATTCTGGAGGAAAACTTTGCACGTACCGTCGGTTCCATCGGTGAGTCGGTGGCGGCCGGCGCGATTTTCACGATCCCGGCTTTCTACATCGCCCGCATTTGGTATCCGAATTTCGCCACCACCGGGCATTACCTGGAATCGACCGCGATCATGGCCGCCGGCGGTGTGCTCGGCATCATGTTCGTCGCGCTGCTGCGCCGGGTGATGGTGGAAGACAAGGAGTTGCCGTTCCCGGAGTCGGTGGCGGCCGCTGAGATTCACAAAGCCGGCCGCAGCACCGGCACGGGTGCGAAATTTCTGTTTGGCGCCATGGGCGTGGGGGCGTTGATTCAGGCTTTGGGGCAGTTCAAGTTTTTTGCCACCACGTGGGAAAAGCTGGTGACCTTTGCGCCGACGAAAATCGGCTTGCGCAGCAGCGGGGAAGTCACGGCGCAGGGCGGCATGCTGCTCAGCTCGCCCGGCATCAGCCCGGCTTATATCGGAGTGGGCTACATCATCGGGCCGAAGCTGGCGTCGTTGAACTTCAGCGGCGGTTTGCTGGCGTGGGGACTGTTCGTGCCGATTCTCATGTATTTCATCGGACCGACCCTGCTCGCGGCGGGTGCCATGCCCGACGAGGGAACGTGGACGGCGATGGCCGGCAACATCTGGCGCTTGATCGTGCGGCCGATCGCCATCGGCGGCATGTTGGTGAGCGCGGGCTACACGCTGTTTCGCATGCGCAAGAGTCTGGCCACCGGCCTGGCGCGCTCGATCAGCGATGTGAAGAAGGCGGCCGCCGGCGGTCACGTGACGGTGCGCACCGAGCAGGATTTGAAATTCAACTGGGTGATGATCGGCATTTTGGCGGCCGGGGTGGCGACCTTTTTCATCTACAACTATTTTGCCCAAAGCGTATCCGCCGCGCTGGTGGCGACGCTGGTGATGATCATCGCCGGCTTCTTCTTCGCCGCGGTCTCCGGCTATCTCGTCGGCATCATCGGCTCGAGCAACAATCCCATCAGCGGCCTTACGCTCTCCACTTTGCTGGTGGCCGCTTTGTTGATGGTGGTATTGGGCATGAAGGGCACCGAAGGCGTGGCCGCAGTTTTGGGCGTGGCCGCAGTGGTGTGCGTGGCAGCCGCGGTTGCCGGTGAAATGCTGCAGGATCTCAAGGTCGGTCACATTCTTGGCGGCACGCCCTGGAAGATGCAGGTCGGCGATCTCTTCGGCATTGCGCTCGCCGCCGCCGTGATGTTTCTGCCGCTCGTCATTCTGCATGAGGGCGACATCAAGGCCGGGCAGATGGCCAGTCCACCATATGAGGGTGGCTTCGGCAGCCCGAAGCTCTCCGCGCCGCAGGCCAGCTTGATGGCGCTGCTGTCGCAGGGCATCGTGGGCGGCACCATGCCCTGGCCGCTGATCATCGTGGGCATGTTCATGGGTTTCGGCTTCATTCTCATGCAGGTGCGCAGCCCGATGCTGGTGAGCGTGGGCATGTATCTGCCGCTGGAAACGACCTTTGCCATTTTTGTCGGCGGCTTGATCAAGGGCATCGTGGAAAAGGTCAATGCCAAAAAACAGTTCAATGAGGCGCAAAAGGCGCGCGTGGAAAACACCGGTGTGCTGCTCGCTTCCGGCTTGATCGCCGGCGAGGCGCTCATCGGCCTGCTGTTTGCCGGCCTCGCGTTCGCGGAGGTTCAGCTTTTTGCCATTTTCGAGAAGCCGTCGTTCCTCATCAGCCTGGTGGTGCTCGCGCTCATTGGCTGGATTTTGGTGCAGATTCCGGTGAAGAATGCCGGCCGGGCGGATGAACCCGCACCGCCGAGCGGCGTGTTTTAG
- a CDS encoding sodium:proton antiporter, with translation MSPRNASRQLDEIRRAFAAPQSQTGLYFLKHFALCFTLVLALPAVSAGAAPLPDAAPIPAAAAASPIAAPADSAARHDAAGHGSLGARLPLWSGFPFVGILLSIALFPLLAPQFWHHHFGKVTAAWALLFAVPFALQFGGVAVHEILHIYLRDYLPFIILLWALYTISGGILVEGAPAGRPATNTAMLAIGTLIASWVGTTGASMLLIRPMLRMNQERKHKVHVVIFFIFLVSNLGGSLTPLGDPPLFLGFLHGVPFFWTMKLIPEMLTVSLLVLGLFYLMDATLARREGLAAGTHKSRGIRLRGLQNLIFLAGVVAGVLFSGLVKLGSFNVLGIELATQDVVRDLFLILMGLLSLRLTAPEVRQGNDFTWFPIKEVAILFAGIFMTIIPMLAMLRAGTQGAMAFIIGAVHEPWQYFWATGSLSSFLDNAPTYLTFLSTALGQFYPGQVELEALHHLIADHEIYLKAISCGAVFMGANTYIGNAPNFMVKSIAEENKVAMPSFFGYMLYSLAILLPGFVLVTFIFFK, from the coding sequence ATGTCACCGCGCAATGCCTCACGGCAACTGGATGAAATCAGACGCGCTTTTGCTGCACCTCAGTCGCAAACCGGACTTTACTTCCTGAAACATTTTGCCCTGTGTTTCACTCTGGTGCTCGCCCTGCCTGCTGTTTCGGCTGGGGCGGCACCGCTGCCGGACGCCGCGCCCATCCCCGCCGCGGCGGCCGCCAGCCCAATTGCCGCGCCGGCTGACTCTGCCGCACGGCATGACGCCGCCGGACACGGCAGCCTGGGCGCCCGCCTGCCGTTGTGGAGCGGCTTTCCTTTTGTCGGCATTCTGCTTTCGATCGCGCTTTTCCCCCTGCTGGCGCCGCAGTTTTGGCATCATCATTTTGGCAAGGTCACGGCGGCCTGGGCGCTGCTGTTCGCCGTGCCCTTTGCGCTGCAATTTGGCGGTGTGGCCGTACATGAAATCCTGCATATCTACCTGAGGGACTACCTGCCCTTCATTATCCTGCTTTGGGCACTTTACACCATCTCGGGCGGCATTTTGGTGGAGGGCGCGCCCGCCGGCCGGCCGGCCACCAACACGGCGATGCTGGCCATCGGCACGTTGATCGCCTCCTGGGTCGGCACTACCGGCGCCTCGATGCTGTTGATCCGCCCGATGCTGCGCATGAACCAGGAGCGCAAACACAAGGTGCACGTGGTCATCTTCTTCATCTTTCTGGTGAGCAATTTAGGCGGCTCGCTGACGCCGCTGGGCGATCCGCCGCTCTTCCTCGGCTTTTTGCACGGCGTGCCGTTCTTCTGGACCATGAAGCTGATTCCAGAAATGTTGACGGTGTCCCTGCTCGTGCTCGGGTTGTTCTATCTCATGGACGCCACGCTGGCGCGACGCGAGGGGCTCGCGGCGGGCACCCACAAATCCCGCGGCATCCGGCTGCGCGGCCTGCAGAATTTGATTTTTTTAGCGGGGGTGGTTGCAGGCGTGCTGTTCAGCGGTTTGGTGAAACTGGGATCTTTCAACGTGCTCGGCATCGAGCTGGCCACGCAAGATGTCGTGCGTGACCTGTTTTTGATTCTCATGGGGCTGCTCAGCCTGCGGCTGACCGCACCCGAGGTGCGCCAGGGCAACGACTTCACCTGGTTTCCCATCAAGGAAGTGGCGATTCTGTTTGCCGGCATTTTCATGACCATCATCCCCATGCTGGCAATGCTGCGCGCCGGCACGCAGGGCGCGATGGCGTTCATCATCGGCGCGGTGCATGAGCCCTGGCAGTACTTCTGGGCCACCGGCAGTTTGTCGAGCTTTTTGGACAATGCCCCGACCTATCTCACTTTTCTGAGCACGGCGCTCGGCCAGTTCTACCCCGGCCAGGTCGAGCTGGAGGCGTTGCATCACCTCATCGCCGACCATGAAATCTACTTGAAGGCAATCTCCTGTGGCGCGGTGTTCATGGGCGCCAACACCTACATCGGCAACGCCCCCAACTTCATGGTGAAATCCATTGCGGAGGAAAACAAGGTTGCCATGCCCAGCTTTTTCGGCTATATGCTCTATTCACTGGCGATTTTGCTTCCCGGCTTTGTTCTGGTGACATTCATTTTTTTCAAATAG